In the genome of Cryptomeria japonica chromosome 8, Sugi_1.0, whole genome shotgun sequence, one region contains:
- the LOC131074607 gene encoding geranylgeranyl pyrophosphate synthase 7, chloroplastic-like yields the protein MAYMTITASSQSLRFFSFSSSQECRSVRSCFKLTPFNNCHGANLNLPSLGTSNGENYWHLKLGSLTYKKHSVSSRSAGTVTQLVTEEEKRQTVEFDFNNYMKSKAEAVDKALDKAIPVEYPEKLHESMRYSLLAGGKRVRPALCIAACELVGGTQDLAMPTACAMEMIHTMSLIHDDLPCMDNDDFRRGKPTNHKVFGENTAVLAGDALLSFAFEHIAVATSKTVPSDKILRVISELGKTIGSRGLVGGQVADITCEGDSSVDLKTLEWIHIHKTAVLLECSVVSGGILGGATEEEIERIKRYAHCVGLLFQVVDDILDVTKSSEELGKTAGKDLLTDKATYPKLMGLKKAKEFSAELASRAKKELSCFDPLKAAPLLGLADYIAFRQN from the coding sequence ATGGCTTACATGACAATAACAGCAAGTAGCCAGAGCCTGCGTTtctttagcttttcttcttctcaagaatgcaggagtgtGAGGAGTTGTTTCAAATTGACACCTTTTAACAATTGTCATGGAGCAAATTTGAATTTGCCCTCACTGGGTACATCTAATGGTGAGAATTATTGGCATCTGAAACTTGGGTCATTGACATACAAAAAGCATTCAGTGTCCTCTAGATCCGCAGGGACAGTGACCCAGTTGGTTACAGAGGAGGAGAAGAGGCAGACTGTTGAGTTTGATTTCAACAATTACATGAAGTCCAAGGCTGAGGCAGTGGACAAGGCACTGGATAAGGCAATACCAGTTGAATATCCTGAAAAATTACATGAATCAATGAGGTATTCTCTTCTAGCAGGAGGTAAGCGTGTGAGGCCTGCTCTTTGCATTGCAGCATGTGAACTCGTAGGAGGGACTCAGGATCTGGCCATGCCAACTGCCTGTGCAATGGAGATGATTCATACCATGTCTCTGATCCATGATGACTTACCTTGCATGGACAATGATGATTTCAGAAGAGGAAAGCCCACAAACCATAAGGTCTTTGGTGAGAATACTGCTGTTCTTGCAGGGGATGctcttctttcttttgcatttgAGCATATTGCAGTGGCTACAAGCAAGACTGTTCCTAGTGATAAGATTTTGAGGGTGATATCAGAATTGGGTAAGACAATAGGCTCTCGAGGGCTTGTAGGAGGGCAAGTTGCTGATATTACCTGTGAGGGAGACTCTTCAGTTGATCTTAAGACTCTGGAATGGATTCATATACACAAGACTGCTGTGCTCTTGGAATGTTCAGTTGTGAGTGGAGGGATTCTTGGTGGTGCTACAGAGGAGGAGATTGAGAGAATTAAGAGGTATGCTCACTGTGTGGGACTTCTGTTTCAGGTAGTGGATGACATACTTGATGTCACTAAATCTTCAGAAGAATTGGGTAAGACTGCAGGGAAGGACTTGCTTACTGATAAGGCTACCTATCCCAAGTTGATGGGTCTGAAGAAAGCAAAAGAATTTTCTGCAGAATTGGCCAGCAGAGCCAAAAAAGAGTTATCTTGTTTTGACCCATTGAAGGCTGCACCTTTGTTGGGCCTTGCAGATTACATTGCATTCAGGCAAAACTGA